One genomic segment of Mangifera indica cultivar Alphonso chromosome 6, CATAS_Mindica_2.1, whole genome shotgun sequence includes these proteins:
- the LOC123217985 gene encoding autophagy-related protein 8C-like, which translates to MAKSLFKLEHPLERRLAESARIREKYPDRIPVIVEKAERSDVPDIDKKKYLVPADLSIGQFVYVVRKRIKLSAEKAIFVFVNNTLPPTAALISAIYEENKDEDGFLYMTYSGENTFGCSD; encoded by the exons ATGGCCAAAAGTTTGTTCAAGCTTGAGCATCCCTTGG AGAGGAGATTAGCTGAATCTGCCCGCATAAGAGAGAAGTATCCTGATAGGATTCCT GTTATTGTGGAGAAGGCTGAAAGGAGCGATGTTCCTGACATTGATAAGAAAAA ATACCTTGTCCCAGCTGATTTGTCAATTGGACAGTTTGTTTATGTTGTCCGGAAAAGGATCAAGCTGAGTGCGGAAAAGGCTATATTTGTCTTTGTCAACAACACGCTTCCTCCTACCG CTGCTTTGATATCGGCAATTTATGAGGAGAACAAGGATGAAGATGGCTTTCTTTACATGACTTACAGTGGAGAGAACACCTTTGGTTGCTCTGACTAA
- the LOC123218030 gene encoding probable beta-1,3-galactosyltransferase 3 isoform X2, whose amino-acid sequence MPEVQHIARTSKLEDGGIKSKGCYTDLVLKHNSNDSLGGGSRVHDAIEEQDIKISELERKLGADRAEYESMVHSPPVEGNIKSPSKRKYFMVIGINTAFSSRKRRDSVRETWMPQGEKRKKLEEEKGIIIRFVIGHSATSGGILDRAIEAEEMLHGDFLRLDHVEGYLELSAKTKSYFSTAVATWDAEFYVKVDDDVHVNLATLGTTLASHRMTPRLYIGCMKSGPVLARKGVKYYEPEYWKFGEVGNKYFRHATGQLYAISRGLAMYISLNQHVLHKYTNEDVSLGSWLIGLDVEHVDDRRLCCGTPPDCEWKAQMGKTCVASFDWRCSGICRSVERIKEVHELCGEAKDALWQSSF is encoded by the exons GTTTTGAAACATAATTCCAACGACAGTTTAGGAGGTGGTTCAAGAGTCCATGATGCTATTGA AGAACAGGACATAAAAATTTCAGAATTAGAGAGGAAATTAGGTGCTGATAGAGCTGAGTATGAGTCTATGGTGCACAGTCCTCCAGTAGAAGGAAACATCAAGTCACcttcaaaaagaaaatacttTATGGTGATTGGAATAAATACAGCTTTTAGTAGCCGAAAAAGAAGAGACTCAGTTCGCGAAACTTGGATGCCACAAG gcgaaaaaagaaaaaagctgGAGGAAGAGAAAGGCATCATAATACGATTTGTTATAGGTCACAG TGCAACATCCGGTGGTATTCTTGATAGAGCTATCGAAGCAGAGGAAATGTTGCATGGAGACTTCTTGAGGCTG GACCATGTTGAGGGCTACCTGGAATTGTCAGCCAAGACTAAGAGTTACTTCTCCACTGCTGTTGCCACATGGGATGCAGAATTTTATGTCAAAGTCGATGACGATGTTCATGTTAAtttag CAACACTTGGAACGACCTTAGCTAGTCATCGTATGACACCTCGTCTTTACATTGGTTGCATGAAGTCCGGTCCCGTCCTTGCTAGAAA AGGAGTGAAATACTATGAACCAGAATACTGGAAATTTGGTGAGGTTGGAAATAAATACTTCCGGCATGCTACCGGACAATTATATGCTATATCAAGAGGTTTAGCTATGTACATATCACTGAATCA GCATGTCCTGCACAAATACACCAATGAAGATGTTTCATTGGGGTCTTGGTTAATTGGTTTAGATGTGGAGCATGTGGATGATCGAAGATTGTGCTGTGGTACGCCGCCTG ATTGCGAGTGGAAGGCACAGATGGGCAAAACCTGCGTTGCCTCATTTGACTGGAGATGCAGTGGCATTTGCCGGTCTGTCGAGAGGATCAAAGAAGTTCATGAGCTCTGTGGTGAAGCTAAGGATGCATTATGGCAGTCAAGTTTCTGA
- the LOC123217983 gene encoding ankyrin repeat domain-containing protein 13C-like, whose protein sequence is MAKSSTASSNTTPLPVLKPEDYSHSPVHYAVVLRDHTTLTRIISTLPKLSDPSRIHTESDSLSQERVADQISSVLDRRDVPFRETPLHLAVRLNDAVAARSLAAGGADVSLQNAAGWNPLQEAVCRRSSDISLILLKLHHRSAWAKWRRRLPRVISVLRRMRDFYMEITFHFESSVIPFVGKIAPSDTYKIWKRDGNLRADTSLAGFDGLKIQRADQSFLFLGDGDQTHNVPPGSLLVLNRDDRKILDAFENAGGPMSESDIAGFCAQTSVYRPGMDVTKAELVGRTNWRRQEKTESVGEWKARVYELHNVVFSFRSRKVAENDVAGSEQVLPLELDEDDDGFFVAENPSLNFNVEKRRHSSFVREERDWVTVGRKSVDIIPSSAMSSTRPMAAHRKSTSAAVTLPPLLPTKEKEYVRSLRPSVWLTEQFPLKTEELLPLLDILANKVKAVRRLRELLTTKFPPGTFPVKVAIPVVPTVRVVVTFTKFVELQSVEQFFTPLSSPRHFLKGSSEDDDKKSDTHYSSFPSSSSWLRRSSSQSAGKQQRSSLSSSSSSSAQQHWETDPFAIPSGYTWTSIMDDKSSNKMRRSKSTRKTK, encoded by the exons ATGGCCAAATCCTCAACGGCCTCGTCCAATACGACGCCGTTACCGGTTCTTAAACCTGAAGATTACTCCCATAGTCCTGTTCACTACGCCGTCGTTTTGAGGGATCACACTACTCTTACCCGGATAATCTCCACCCTTCCTAAACTATCCGATCCTTCCAGAATTCACACCGAGTCTGATTCACTGAGTCAAGAACGAGTTGCTGATCAAATCTCTTCTGTTCTCGACCGACGAGACGTTCCTTTCCGGGAAACTCCTCTCCATCTTGCCGTTAGACTTAATGATGCCGTCGCTGCTCGGTCTCTCGCTGCAGGCGGAGCTGATGTGTCTCTCCAGAATGCTGCCGGTTGGAACCCTTTACAAGAGGCTGTTTGTCGTCGCAGTTCTGACATTTCGTTGATATTACTCAAGCTGCACCACCGCTCCGCCTGGGCCAAGTGGCGTCGACGCTTGCCACGTGTCATTTCGGTCCTACGCAGAATGCGTGACTTCTATATGGAAATCACCTTCCATTTCGAAAGCTCCGTCATTCCCTTCGTCGGGAAAATAGCTCCGTCTGACACTTACAAGATCTGGAAACGCGATGGTAATCTCCGGGCTGACACTTCACTCGCTGGCTTCGACGGCTTAAAAATCCAACGCGCCGATCAAAGCTTTCTCTTCCTTGGAGACGGTGACCAAACACACAACGTTCCTCCTGGTTCCTTGCTCGTTCTCAACCGCGACGACCGCAAAATCTTGGACGCTTTCGAAAACGCGGGAGGACCAATGTCCGAGTCCGACATTGCCGGATTTTGTGCGCAAACTAGCGTGTATCGGCCCGGTATGGACGTTACTAAAGCCGAACTTGTCGGACGGACCAATTGGAGACGACAAGAGAAGACAGAATCCGTCGGTGAATGGAAAGCCAGAGTATATGAACTACACAACGTCGTTTTCAGTTTTAGGTCACGTAAAGTTGCGGAAAACGATGTCGCTGGAAGCGAACAAGTACTACCTCTGGAACTGGACGAAGACGACGACGGATTCTTCGTTGCTGAGAATCCGAGTCTCAACTTCAACGTTGAGAAGAGAAGACACAGTAGTTTTGTGAGGGAGGAAAGAGATTGGGTGACGGTTGGGAGAAAGAGCGTTGATATCATTCCTTCTTCTGCGATGTCGTCTACGCGACCGATGGCTGCGCATAGGAAGTCCACGTCGGCTGCGGTTACATTGCCGCCTTTGCTGCCGACGAAGGAGAAAGAGTATGTGAGAAGTTTACGACCGTCAGTTTGGTTAACGGAACAGTTTCCGTTAAAGACGGAGGAATTACTTCCGTTACTTGATATTTTAGCCAATAAAGTGAAGGCTGTGCGAAGATTGAGAGAATTGTTGACCACAAAGTTTCCGCCGGGGACTTTCCCGGTTAAG GTGGCGATACCGGTGGTTCCAACTGTAAGGGTGGTGGTGACATTTACAAAGTTCGTTGAACTACAATCGGTGGAGCAATTCTTCACTCCACTCTCAAGTCCTAGACATTTCCTTAAAGGCTCATCTGaggatgatgataaaaaatcaGACACACATTATTCATCATTTCCATCATCATCGTCGTGGCTAAGGAGAAGCAGCAGCCAATCGGCGGGCAAGCAGCAGCGGagttctttatcatcttcatcatcatcatcggcACAACAGCATTGGGAGACAGACCCTTTTGCAATACCAAGTGGGTATACATGGACAAGTATTATGGATGACAAGTCTAGCAACAAAATGAGAAGGTCCAAGTCTACAAGGAAGACCAAGTAA